The following DNA comes from Anopheles arabiensis isolate DONGOLA chromosome 3, AaraD3, whole genome shotgun sequence.
GGTCTGTTCTGTTAATTTTAACTATCCGCTGCTGCGATAATTACATCGTAATTTATTATTCGTTGTTCAAACGGTCCACGTATACTAATATGTTGTCCAGCACACCAATAGCATAAGAGTGCTCCGCGTCCATCAGGGAAAATATTTCGGCAACAGATAAGGCGCATTGTAGCAGTACTGGTCCTATCTGCATAAAGTCAGATACCTGCGGCAAATTCGGAAACATCGTCAGCGTCTTCTGTGGCGCTATTTCGCTCAGGTGCTGATCAATGAGTCGCAGCACTTTGAGGCGCTTGACAGCTCGCAGCAGCCGATTCTGCTCGGAGTGTGTACGGTGCACCGGATCTGATTTCGCCGGTAAAAGTCTTCAGAACGACGTTTGCGTCCTACaataaaagaggattctgggaCATTCCCTCCGACAATATAAGGGAAAATAGGTGACGCAGATGTTGAGCATTCCAAATGAAACTGCTTCCTGTAGGGTCCTGGATATTTTGGTGTCATCCTGCAAAAATCCAGACATCAAAAGTACACCATGCGGCCAATGACGATATCAGTCTGGCAGCGGTGCGTGATCCACTGGCTGCCCCCGTACTAACATACCATGGAAGCTGCTGCAATAAATTTTAAGCTTACTTGTGCGTATTTAATCTTTAAACTATTTATATCACTTCATAAACACAACATATTATTattcgtttgtttatttgaggTAAACATGGTTGTCGTTTTACGTCACACgcctacatcgatgaatcgcTATATCGGTGTAAAATGTCCGAGAAAACCAACACggtaaaaaaatcatccaagctatccgtacctaacatcaactcactaaccaacatcgtctcactatggagtgaaaaagtaacgctctatagtgagagattgaaaatgagatcctttttgtaaaatttgttataggatATATGCTTTGTCTTATTAACAAATTTATCTGATTCTATCAATTTTAAGCAAGATTGATTGTCCTCATTGATTGTGATCGAGACGTTTTCATCTAAATCTTCTAACAATCGCTGCAACCAAATAGCTTTCTGCGATGCTTTAGACAAAGCAACATACTCAGTGTTGGATGCATTACAAAGCGGGGCACTCAGGTGCGCTCTCCGCGAGAGCGATCTCTCGTCGGCTGACGAGCACGAGTGCCCACCGTCTCAGTACCGATGGAGATCGATCTCTCAGTACCGATCGGACGAGAGCGAACGTAGGGAGAGGtcgagaaagagagattaGAAGAGATTAGGGGGCATTCGGGTCCACGACGCGTTCGGAGCAACAGCTCACTATCCTCCCGCGTATACATGTAATACACTTAATAGgaataaatattataatatcttcttcttctttggctcaacaaccgttcccGGTCAatgcctgcctgtacccacttgtgggcttggctttcagtgactaattgattcccccccatagcaggatagtcagtccaacgtatggcggcgcggtctatttggggattgaacccatgacgggcatgttgttaagtcgtacgagttgacgactgtactacgagaccggtaaatattatattataataGAACACAAAAGTGGCGACGagcaaaaaacattttttattattttaacgaaTTTTAACGTGTTACGTGCGTTAGGAACatttgtgttttaattatttgattcCGTATTATCGTGTTCGTATTGTGCGCGTGTTTTATAAAATCGGTTCACCACGTCGAAAACGTCGGAGGATGGAGACTAGTGATATGAACATTGGTGATACATTCGTGAATGCCGAATCACGTCGATTGTCTCTAAATCGGATCAACGGAGCTGGTTCAGCGGTTCATCCCAACGTACAAGGTGTTTTCGCTGCTCAGGACGCGGCTTTCCAAGCCCAACGAGAGGGACTGTCGGGTCAAGCCCGGCGTACATCCAGCCGCCATCGCAGTTTGGCGCCTCACCAGCCATGACAACTAGCACCGATAATGCGACGATTATGCAAATGCTGAATCTACTTCAGCAACAAATGgcccagcaacaacaattcaTCAACGAGTTTATGCATCAGCGGCTACTAAGCCAAAGCGCCGCGCCGCCCAGTTTTCATCCCGAGCAAATAATTGATTCCCTTTCTCGTAATATTACAAAATTCCGGTACGAGAAAGATGCAGGAATCACATTTAAACAATGGTATTCGAGGTATGCGGACTTGTTTCAGAACGACGCAGCAAGAATCGATGACCCTGCTAAAGTTCGACTGATGTTGCGGAAACTGGGTACAGCCGAGCACGAtcgttttttatcttttatcgtGCCCCGTCGTCCGTCCGATTTTTCATTCGATGAAACGGTAGAGAAGCTATCAGCGCTTTTCGACAACCAGGAGACACTGCTCAGCAAGCGTTTTAAATGCCTTAAGATGACCAAGAAGCGGACTGAGGATCTCTTGGTCTACGCATGTCGCATCAACAAATCTCCAGTGGATTTCGAGCTTGGCAAGCTCAGCGAAGAAGATTTTAAATGCTTGTTAGTTTGTGTGGGGCCTGAGGAACGAGGACGAAGCTGATCTGAGAACGCGACTCCTGGCTCGTATTGCGGATCGAACCTGCACAACCCTTCAGCAGCTGTCCACCGAGTGTCATCGTTTAGAGAATCTGAAGAGGGATAGCGCGATGATCGAGGGTCCTTTGCCGGAGCGAGTATTAACTGTCAACGCTAAAGCGGATCGCCAACTACAGAGTTTTTCCGGCACAGGCATTCGTGTGGGACGCACACAGGCTAAGTGTTGTGGGAACGCAGCCTCAGCAGCGCCAGCTGCTTGACGTCAACATTCGCCTGTCGACTATTGAAGCACCTTCGTGTTGAGTGCCTGAGTGTTCCCGTATTGGCGAACAAGGACCGGAGCCGCAGGAGAGTTGATACCGAGCGCTCAAGGGCAACGGACGGttgcacacccacacaccagTATTCGCGTATCGTCTTATGTGTTATTTAACGTGTTTCCTATTAAGTCTTAAATAAAGTGTAAGAATCACAACAGTTGGCGACGAGGATTTTTAAAGTTTGTGACGATTTTTTATCGGAAGTGAATTTCGCGTAGTGTAAAGCTATTCCACCGACAAGGAAACGCCGCAGGATGagccaagaagaagatgaacgTCGATCATCGCAAGGTTGGCAAGATACAGGTCAACGTCCCCAAATGCCACTGACCCAGTTTGTACAGCAAAATGGTACGGTCCCACCATTTTCTGCATCGTCAGTACAGAATGTTCCGGAAAGTGATAATTCTGCAAAGGCACAAATTTTGAAACTAATGCAACAGCAGatatcgcaacagcagcaaatttTGTTGCAATTAATGCAGCAAACGAAAGCGCCTATCGAACAAACGCCCCATGAGCAAATACTCGATTCCTTATGCGGTCACATTAAAGAATTCAGGTATGACGAAGAAAACGGTTCAACTTTCGCTGCATGGTACACGAGATACGAGGATCTTTTCCTTAAAGACGCTGCACGCTTGAAAGACGAGGCAAAAGTGCGTTTATTGATGAGAAAGTTGGGAACCTCTGAACACGACCGTTACACCAGCTACATACTGCCAAAGCATCCGCGTGATTACGGTTTGCAGGAAACAGTTGCTTAATTGACCAGCTTATTTGGCACGAAAGAATCCTTGCTTCATCGACGATACAAGTGTTTGAAGCTAACCAAACTTCGCACCGAGGATTTTATCACTTTCGCGTGCCGGGTCAATCGTGGCATCGTCGATTTTGAGCTGGGAAGGCTAACGGAAGAGCAGTTAAAGTGTTTAGTGTTCGTTTGCGGTATAAAGGGCGAAGAAGACATCGAGTTTCGTACACGTCTTTTACATCACATCGAGGAGAACCAGGATGTAACCCTTGACCAACTTTCTGCAGAGTGTCAGCGTATGACGAGTTTGCGTCAAGATAGTGCGATGATTGAACGTGACCACAGTGAACTGTACGCAGCGTACAGGTAAATCTAGTCGACCATGCTGGTTATGTGGATCCCTGCATTGGACTCGCGAGTGCACTTACAagacgcacacatgcacactatGCGGATCGGTCGGCCATCGCGAAGGTTTCTGTAAGCAGCAACGTACCAAGAAGCAGCCCCATCGAAAGAAGACTTTTCGTAAACGAGCCAATATGCAAAGTGTCACCGTGAATGTGAACAGCCTACATCATCGGAGGAATTTTTTATCGTGTTCGGTCAACGGTTCACAAATTCGGCTCCAACTGGATACAGCATCGGACATCACCGTGATTAGTCGTCGGCTTTGGAAACGCATCGGTAGCCCGCAATTATTCCCATCATCTGTAATCGCGAAATCGGCATCTGGTGACAAACTCGAAATGGATGGAGAATTTCGAGCAACGGTTGGAATCAACGGGCAGGAGAAGCAAGCTGTAATTTTCGTGGCAACAGGAGAATTGGCCTTGCTGGGAATCGACCTTGCTGAAGCTTTCTCCTTATGGTCTGTGCCTATAGACCAGCTGTGTAACAATGTTACCAGCACAGCTACTACTCCGGAGGGAATCGTTCGAAAATTTCCCGGCCTGTTTAAATCAACGATGGGTTTTTGTGCGAAAGCTGAGGTTACACTACACCTGAAGCCGAATTGCAGTCCAGTTTTCTGCGCAAAACGTCCCGTAGCTTATGCCATGCGCGATGCAGTGGACGCCGAACTTGATAGACTGGAGCGGCTCAATATCATCACACCAGAGTTAATCTTTATCTAGGCCGGTTGGCCATAAAAAAagagttttattttacacaaacaGGATTACTCCTGACTAAAGCTAAACTATGATCTATATCTGGCTGACTCTagacttcgacttcgactgACTAAACCTAACGAGCTAATGTTCTAACGAGGCCGCTGGTTGCTGGCTGCATTGGTCCGTTCTCACGATCGGTCTGCGTGTCGCATTACTTGCGCATGTCGCCGTTGTCCGCTCGTGGCCGGTGTAGCGTTACATCTTCGTCTGCTCGTGGCCGGTGTGGAATGCCAGCTTGCAGTCTGAGGGCAAAGTCATCTAAGAAGGGAGGAGTTAGACCGACCCGCTAGAAACCAAAGTCTGCCGAGAGCATGGAATGTTGTGGGTTTTTTCACGAAGGTTTCTATGTGGTGGACATCCTGTCGGTTGGTGTTGTTCGTTGGAATGTTGAGGCTTATTTTCGTTCTTCTTATACTGgtaatgaaatataaaattgcTATTGTTATCAGAACAATTGTCGTTAGCCCAATTGACCCAAAGATATGAAGTTTCCATGTGAGGGAATTATTAACCAGGCTGATGGTATGTAGTTTCTCTCTGTGCTGCAATGTTATGTTTCGAAGATGTTCAATTGAAGGTTCGTCTCTGATGCTGTCTTCTTTAGCGATGAGGCCAAGGGTTGATATATATGGTTTATATATGGTCCCAGCGAAACTTCTGTGCTGGGAAAGAGTTCTCCGTTAATAAAGATATTGCAGTTGTGAAATTGTATGAGATATGATCCATTAAGAATGTGGTTTATATTGCTGcagttggatgaaatttcGGCAGTGGCATCATTCAATAGAATATTCGCATTGTTAATGTGTTTAACTAATCCCGTTGAATACACCTTTTCGTACATACATTCTGTATGCTCCCCTTGTACGAGTTGTCGTATGCAGCGTGAAAGCTCTTCCAGATCTTTACTTTCGCAAAGCTGGTGGCTGCTCTGATCGATACAGGGCTGCGGTAATTCGAACATATGGGTTAGATTCCGGATTATGTAGTTATGCTTGATTAAGATTCTCTTATCATTTTGTATGATAGAGTCGATATAGTTGTACTCATAAGTTTCATAGGATAGACGTGGAAACTTTAGCATAAATATCACGTGTGTTGAATTCATGGTAACTTGTGCTGTGGCTTATGTTAACATTTCTTCAACTGATGTATAGTAAATGCCATTTTGTGCCAGAAATTCTGCCACGGTGTTTAAGTCTTCTATTGATAGTAGCTCGCTATTCGGTATCCCATGCTTAGCGGCTAGTATGGCTTCTTGGAGTGTTTTTATATGGGCTTGTAATGCGTCTAGGTTTGCTATCTTAATGATCTGTTGTATCTCAGTTTGATGTTCCCTTTGGATCCTATTCTGAAGGTCGATAACATGATTAGCAATATTGGTTGTTTCTTGGAATCTTCTGCGGAGACCATTATTGATTAATAGCTGCTCGTTGTTTTGTAGGATGAGCGAATTCAGGGTGGTGTTGATTATCGTTAGATCTTCTGCGTCGGGACTGCCAGCTATCCACTTCCAGGCGGTACCTATACTGTTCCATCTTTTCGTTCGAAGTCTACGTGGCCTAATCTTAGAAATTGTGGCGTTAAGTTTTTCGAGcttcaaattaattaaactttgcAATGGGGATTTTCCTGTTCTGTTTGTGCTATTTTCAAAAACTCGAGAAATTATCTCTTCTAGCTCGGTAAGATCAATTGGATGAATCGTCCTCAAGTATCCGATCCTAATTTTTGCTTGTCCTAACGGAACAATTGTCAATGGGTTGTTTGTTAAGTCGAAAATGTTTATGCTAGCTTGTAGAACACCATATAGTGTGAAAAACGCgataattaataaattcatGCTTCACCCTTCTTACGGGGCTGGTTGCTTCGCCTCCTCTGACGGGGTTGGTTTCTGTTGCTCGGGCCTCCGGTGAATTTTTCCTTCTCGGTGTGTCGGCGTTGTCCCTTTCCTCCGGCAACGAGTTATTGGCTGCTACCGGCTACTTAGGTGCTCATACACACGGCTGCAATCTGCGATCGGGAGATATTCTAAGCACGGTGTGATTACACTCTTTCGTGATCACTACTCGTCACTTGATTTTCACTTCACTAGAGGTCCCTATTCGGGCGCCAGTTAATCTTTATCTAGGCCGGTTGGCCATAAAAAAagagttttattttacacaaacaGGATTACTCCTGACTAAAGCTAAACTATGATCTATATCTGGCTGACTCTagacttcgacttcgactgACTAAACCTAACGAGCTAATGTTCTAACGAGGCCGCTGGTTGCTGGCTGCATTGGTCCGTTCTCACGATCGGTCTGCGTGTCGCATTACTTGCGCATGTCGCCGTTGTCCGCTCGTGGCCGGTGTAGCGTTACATCTTCGTCTGCTCGTAGCCGGTGTGGAATGCCAGCTTGCAGTCTGGTTTCTAGCGGGTCGGTCTAACTCCAGTCCAGCACTCCGAGTGGGCAGCTCCGATTGTAGTGGTACGCAAGTCGAATGGACAACTGAGAATACGCGGAGACTATTCGACGGGACTCAACGCATCACTCCACCCCCATGACTATCCGCTGCCACTGCCACAGGACATCTACACCAAACTGGGTAACTCGACAATTTTTAGCCAAATTGACATATCTGATGCTTTCTTACAGGTCCCTATTGCCGAGCAAAGTCGCCGCTTGCTCACCATAAACACGCATAAAGGGTTGTACGTGTATAATCGCCTGCCACCAGGGATTAAAGTAGCACCAGGCGCATTTCAGCAGCTTATGGACCAAATGCTTGCTGGAATGGAACGTGTCGCGAGTTACATGGACGACGTTATCGTTGGTGGACGAACACAACGGGAACACGACGACGTACTAAACGAAACCCTGAGACGCATTCAGGAGTATGGTTTCACCATCCGCCCGGAGAAATGTTCGTTCAACAAACGCCAAGTTCGCTACCTTGGTCACATCCTCGATAACCACGGCATTCGTCCAGACCCAGCCAAAATAGCTGCGATAAAGGATCTTTCAGCGCCAACCGACGTTAGTGGTGTACGTTCCTTTCTTGGCGCCGTTAACTATTATGGAAGATTCATCCCGAACATGCGCAAGCTTCGATACCCGTTGGACAACCTACTGAAAGAAGGCAGTTCGTTTAAGTGGTCCCCTGAATGCCAAAAAGTCTTCGAGCAGTTCAAAAGTATCCTTTCATCGGAACTGCTCCTGACGCACTACGATCCAAGGCGTGAGATCGTTGTATCCGCGGACGCGTCATCCGTCGGATTAGGCGCAACAATCGGTCACAAGTTCCCCGATGGAACTTTTAAAGTTGTGCAGCATGCGTCCCGTGCACTAACAAAGGCAGAGAAAAACTACAGCCAGATAGATCGGGAAGGCTTGGCAATTATCTTCGCTGTGACGAAATTCCATAATTTTATATTTGGACGGCATTTTACTCTACAAACGGACCACAAGCCACTTTTGAGAATTTTCGGCAGCAAGAAAGGCATTCCCGTTTACACCGCCAATCGCTTGCAGAGAATCGCGCTCACCTTACAGCTGCATGATTTCGACATCAATTACGTATCGACCGACAATTTTGGGAACGCCGACATCCTTTCGCGACTGATTCGAAATCACGAAAAGTTAGAGGAGGATTACGTGATTGCTAGCATCGGCCTAGAGGA
Coding sequences within:
- the LOC120901041 gene encoding uncharacterized protein K02A2.6-like, which encodes MQSVTVNVNSLHHRRNFLSCSVNGSQIRLQLDTASDITVISRRLWKRIGSPQLFPSSVIAKSASGDKLEMDGEFRATVGINGQEKQAVIFVATGELALLGIDLAEAFSLWSVPIDQLCNNVTSTATTPEGIVRKFPGLFKSTMGFCAKAEVTLHLKPNCSPVFCAKRPVAYAMRDAVDAELDRLERLNIITPELIFI